The proteins below are encoded in one region of Phaeodactylum tricornutum CCAP 1055/1 chromosome 3, complete sequence:
- a CDS encoding predicted protein gives MAPREAKFVHRYAPAETALHRVVRSLRVVSCQEVTNAFANGQNNQTPPQTDSNEDSREPETAEETVTENEEFGNLMLAAIGSILKAYPAAASIPNMFGRTAMHLVCMDLSPARKEAALLLLEHSPQTVKEIDHFGRTPLHYVLDQQQNSITSNLSLELVRSILLHDPKALQQCDTSKETPYDLLLKQDLSGCSTALQQLLDEHREE, from the coding sequence ATGGCGCCTAGGGAAGCCAAGTTTGTCCACCGCTACGCACCTGCCGAAACAGCTCTACATCGAGTGGTGCGTTCGCTCCGAGTTGTCTCCTGCCAAGAAGTTACGAACGCCTTCGCCAACGGCCAAAACAACCAAACGCCACCACAAACAGATTCCAATGAAGATAGTCGTGAACCGGAAACCGCCGAAGAAACAGTAACGGAAAATGAGGAGTTCGGAAATTTAATGCTTGCCGCCATTGGCAGCATTTTGAAGGCCTATCCGGCCGCCGCCTCGATACCCAATATGTTTGGACGTACGGCGATGCATCTTGTTTGTATGGATTTGTCCCCAGCGCGAAAAGAGGCAGCACTGCTCCTACTGGAACACAGTCCCCAGACGGTGAAAGAAATAGACCATTTTGGTCGAACGCCACTGCATTACGTTTTGGACCAGCAACAGAACTCAATCACCAGCAACCTTTCGCTGGAACTAGTCAGAAGCATTTTGTTGCACGACCCCAAAGCCTTGCAACAATGCGATACCAGCAAGGAGACACCCTATGATCTCCTGCTCAAACAAGACTTATCGGGATGCAGTACAGCTCTGCAGCAACTTTTGGATGAGCATAGGGAAGAGTAA
- a CDS encoding catalase-peroxidase (Probably a bifunctional peroxidase-catalase catalyzing the reaction 2H2O2 = O2 + 2H2O, using heme and manganese as co-factors.), with product MGSDSKCPFAPKMNKAASANSYWWPDNINLKILNQQGANNPDPSFNYKEAFRELDVEMVKRDVNKMLTTSQDWWPADWGHYGPFMIRMAWHAAGTYRISDGRGGANTANQRFAPLNSWPDNANLDKARRLMWPVKQKYGRKLSWGDLMMLTGNQALEIMGLKTIGFAFGREDIYSPEDDVYWGPEKEMLSNDRFDENGDIKRPLGASEMGLIYVNPEGHDNEPNPTKSAHDIRQTFRNMAMDDYETVALIAGGHTFGKTHGAAPVSHQGPEPEGASIEHQQLGYLSDYGTGKGKDTTTSGLEGAWTETPIQWDMNYFKNLFEYEWEVHKGPGGRHQWRPTDKSTFEMVPDAHEKGKKNPPMMFTTDISLKIDPIYGPISRHFYHHPDEFSAAFAKAWYKLLHRDMGPVSRCLGSDVPEPQLWQDPIPSLDHELIDDEDVAKLKKQILGSTGIAGKILGSSGPCVSELVKVAWGSACTYRGTDHRGGANGARIRLAPQNTWKVNDPEELKRVLEHLEQIQLDFNEQQKGSNKRVSLADLIVLGGCAAIEYAAKNAGNDINIPFSPGRTDASSEQTVAESFDALEPSADGFRNYLKEGQSAKPEELLLNHAHLLTLTSPEMTVLLGGLRVLKANTGNSEMGVFTKNPETLTNDFFVNLLDINTTWSSVEQDKNLFDGLEYGTGKLNWKASRFDLIFGSNSELRAIAEYYGSDDSNEVFLKDFVKAWTKVMELDRFDLK from the exons ATGGGCTCCGATAGCAAATGCCCCTTTGCACCCAAAATGAACAAAGCTGCTTCGGCGAACAGCTATTGGTGGCCTGATAATATCAACCTGAAAATACTAAATCAGCAAGGGGCCAACAACCCCGACCCTTCCTTTAATTACAAGGAAGCGTTCCGAGAGTTGGACGTTGAGATGGTGAAGCGTGATGTCAACAAGATGCTGACTACCTCTCAGGACTGGTGGCCTGCTGATTGGGGTCACTATGGGCCTTTTATGATTCGAATG GCATGGCACGCGGCAGGAACCTACCGTATTTCCGATGGAAGAGGCGGTGCCAACACCGCTAACCAACGTTTCGCGCCATTGAATAGCTGGCCGGACAACGCCAACCTTGATAAGGCTCGTCGTCTCATGTGGCCAGTTAAGCAAAAGTATGGCCGAAAGCTTTCGTGGGGTGATTTAATGATGCTCACGGGTAATCAGGCTTTGGAAATTATGGGCCTAAAAACAATTGGCTTTGCATTTGGTCGTGAAGATATATACTCCCCCGAGGACGATGTGTACTGGGGTCCGGAAAAGGAGATGCTCAGTAACGATAGGTTCGACGAGAACGGTGATATTAAACGCCCACTTGGAGCCTCCGAAATGGGTCTCATTTACGTAAATCCTGAAGGTCATGATAACGAGCCGAATCCAACGAAGTCTGCTCACGATATCCGTCAGACCTTCAGAAATATGGCCATGGACGATTACGAAACTGTCGCACTTATTGCTGGTGGACATACATTTGGAAAGACCCATGGCGCCGCTCCAGTATCACACCAAGGACCAGAACCGGAAGGTGCATCAATCGAACATCAACAGCTTGGCTATCTGAGCGACTACGGGACCGGTAAAGGAAAAGATACCACCACTAGTGGTCTCGAAGGAGCTTGGACCGAAACCCCAATCCAATGGGATATGAACTATTTCAAGAATTTGTTCGAGTATGAATGGGAGGTTCATAAAGGCCCGGGGGGTCGCCACCAATGGAGACCGACCGACAAGTCTACCTTTGAAATGGTACCCGATGCTCACGAGAAGGGTAAAAAGAACCCCCCAATGATGTTCACCACTGACATTTCGTTGAAGATCGATCCAATCTACGGGCCGATCTCTCGTCACTTCTACCATCATCCAGATGAATTTTCTGCTGCTTTTGCAAAGGCATGGTACAAGTTATTACACCGTGATATGGGACCAGTCTCTCGTTGTCTAGGAAGCGATGTTCCGGAACCCCAATTGTGGCAGGATCCGATCCCCTCTCTTGACCATGAGCtgatcgacgacgaagatgttGCCAAACTTAAAAAGCAAATTCTTGGCTCGACCGGTATCGCCGGCAAGATTTTGGGGTCTAGCGGCCCTTGTGTATCTGAACTAGTGAAGGTTGCCTGGGGTTCTGCATGTACATACCGAGGCACGGATCACCGTGGCGGAGCGAATGGTGCTCGTATCCGTTTGGCACCCCAAAACACTTGGAAGGTAAATGACCCGGAAGAGCTCAAAAGAGTGCTAGAACATCTGGAACAGATTCAACTAGACTTCAATGAGCAACAGAAAGGCAGTAACAAGCGAGTATCACTAGCAGATTTGATTGTTCTAGGTGGTTGCGCTGCAATTGAGTATGCTGCCAAAAATGCTGGCAATGATATCAATATACCGTTCTCCCCTGGACGCACGGACGCGTCATCGGAGCAGACGGTTGCAGAATCATTTGACGCTCTGGAACCGAGCGCAGATGGCTTTCGCAACTATTTGAAAGAAGGCCAAAGTGCCAAACCGGAAGAGCTCCTGTTAAATCATGCTCACTTGCTTACTTTGACTTCCCCCGAGATGACGGTGCTATTGGGAGGGCTTCGCGTTTTGAAGGCAAACACGGGAAATTCTGAGATGGGTGTATTTACAAAAAACCCAGAAACGCTAAcgaatgatttctttgtcaATCTTCTGGACATAAACACGACCTGGTCGTCTGtggaacaagacaagaacCTATTCGATGGTCTGGAATACGGCACAGGGAAACTGAATTGGAAAGCGAGTCGTTTCGATTTGATCTTTGGTTCCAATTCTGAGCTCCGTGCGATTGCAGAGTATTACGGTAGTGATGATTCAAACGAAGTGTTTTTAAAGGATTTTGTCAAAGCTTGGACAAAGGTGATGGAGCTTGATCGTTTTGATTTGAAATAA
- a CDS encoding predicted protein: MATIPSRIYTAYLAIFTPQLVICFVPGGLKLKNGLVRSKMTGSDGEDPTAFSVGILGDLHIDPRKMDDYVVGRDQWLKVITLERQKTNNVALVSLGDLGESKNCDHNPANPFELFAGTTVCHEIAAEYLESFDVPYEVIGGNHDLEGIDEFKSDKANLELFLTAHGKETPQFCRNVADKTLLVGLCSTIFRDARYTSHEVIIDDNQIYWFEKLVRDHPADEGWKVFVFTHAPPNGSGLRVLQENHVINGCCWLNHSDELKCRKFIELVREHRCIKGWFSGHFHLGQDYQDSITFPTIDPSEGPYPNRGSCVFVQTSVMRKGTSRDGRQQSRLLRGNKYGFEICTVDHQKGGSIRLDATITYRDDSHEVGVYAHEDQTLKQDEYFKIYTPQVGDQGYNCGPDQDDICILTECPVDEECVCWWRLSCGRVLGMANGMLLEYDKSTLAPLGLVVSADELAGKQVAVIDSGLEECEINFDDIGMEGADCADTDEDAREQAVIMFDEENNITVIQPNEDGSYWRKIVRNKIARMKEQRREKAAIEFARDKLKVDSSKAKHHVQSSWGPYTSTSGVAKTTEVPGATKQYVPQINGVVNKG, translated from the exons atggcgacgaTTCCTTCACGGATTTATACGGCATATCTGGCCATATTTACACCACAGCTAGTCATTTGCTTTGTACCTGGAGGTCTAAAGCTCAAGAATGGCTTGGTGCGATCTAAGATGACTGGGTCCGACGGAGAAGATCCCACAGCCTTCTCAGTTGGAATTCTTGGAGATCTTCATATTGACCCTCGCAAAATGGATGATTATGTTGTCGGCCGTGACCAGTGGCTGAAGGTTATCACGTTGGAACGACAGAAAACGAACAATGTGGCTTTGGTGTCACTAGGGGACCTCGGAGAGAGCAAGAATTGCGACCACAACCCTGCTAACCCCTTCGAGCTCTTCGCCGGAACCACAGTCTGTCACGAAATAGCTGCGGAATATCTTGAAAGTTTTGACGTTCCCTATGAAGTTATCGGCGGGAATCACGATCTAGAGGGTATCGATGAGTTCAAAAGCGACAAGGCCAATCTTGAACTCTTTCTGACTGCTCACGGCAAAGAGACGCCTCAATTTTGCCGTAATGTTGCCGATAAGACTCTTCTCGTAGGTCTTTGCTCCACCATATTCAGAGATGCTCGATACACGTCTCATGAAGTGATTATCGACGACAATCAGATCTACTGGTTTGAAAAGCTAGTTCGCGACCATCCTGCTGACGAAGGCTGGAAGGTATTTGTGTTTACTCATGCACCGCCAAACGGTTCGGGTCTTCGGGTCTTGCAAGAAAACCACGTGATCAACGGTTGCTGTTGGCTTAATCATTCGGATGAACTCAAGTGTCGCAAATTTATAGAGCTCGTCCGCGAACACCGATGCATTAAAGGCTGGTTCTCTGGACACTTTCATCTAGGCCAGGACTATCAAGATTCAATTACGTTTCCGACCATCGATCCATCTGAAGGTCCCTACCCCAATCGCGGTAGCTGCGTATTTGTCCAAACATCTGTCATGCGCAAAGGTACGTCCCGTGATGGTCGGCAGCAAAGCCGCCTCTTACGGGGTAACAAGTATGGGTTCGAAATTTGTACGGTCGACCACCAAAAGGGTGGTTCGATTCGACTGGACGCCACGATCACCTATCGTGATGACAGCCACGAAGTCGGTGTTTACGCCCACGAAGACCAGACTCTTAAACAAGATGAATATTTTAAAATTTACACGCCACAAGTTGGGGATCAGGGATACAATTGCGGGCCGGATCAGGATGATATATGTATTTTGACAGAGTGCCCAGTCGACGAAGAGT GTGTATGTTGGTGGCGACTGAGCTGTGGTCGCGTTTTGGGAATGGCTAATGGCATGTTATTGGAATACGATAAGTCTACTTTAGCTCCGCTTGGTTTGGTCGTTTCTGCCGATGAACTTGCTGGCAAACAGGTTGCAGTTATTGATTCTGGATTGGAAGAATGCGAAATTAATTTTGATGATATAGGGATGGAAGGGGCTGATTGTGCAGATACCGACGAAGACGCCCGAGAGCAAGCTGTAATAATgtttgacgaagaaaatAACATTACAGTTATTCAACCCAATGAAGACGGGTCATACTGGAGAAAAATTGTGCGCAATAAGATCGCCCGCATGAAGGAgcaaagaagagaaaaagctGCTATTGAGTTTGCTCGAGACAAGCTCAAGGTGGACTCAAGCAAGGCAAAGCATCACGTGCAAAGCAGTTGGGGTCCATATACCTCTACGAGCGGTGTAGCCAAAACAACAGAGGTTCCGGGTGCTACGAAACAGTATGTTCCGCAGATCAATGGAGTTGTTAACAAGGGATGA
- a CDS encoding predicted protein, giving the protein DGHTIHQYLRGRFLGKGGFAKVYLCTALDTSKQYAVKIVPKANLVKARARHKLQTEIKIHRTLKHPNICEYKHFFEDRNNCYILLELCHNQTLNEMIKRRKRLTEPEAALFMNHLLDAVKYMHLKNVIHRDLKLGNLFLDRHLNVKVGDLGLATILEHPEEKRKTICGTPNYIAPEIIQGDKATRGYSFEVDVWSMGVILFTILVGKPPYEAKDVKATYQRILANEYSFPNNVELSLDAKDLIRSMLRSTPCERLSLKEIGSHRFLSIRNTPLNIPSNATHSTPKWYLNEYEEELISRTRALSIQTSSRLQDSGRCSPARSLASSTYTAIIDSGTEILQKLVVHLEAVLELTASRRDAFRPTSPQSVVVYAGPTRWVSRYVDYTSKYGLGFLLNDGSSGVYFNDSTKTALEAQGETFYYIERRKVEDAASRKVEIAVETHTLSSYPEHLKKKVTLLKHFRNYLLDQQNKDEETEPTRPLSCLPVSDTVHVKKWIRTKHAILFRLSDQTIQVVFYDQTEVLLTPDVRYITYVDKNHVRRTYDFTDELVGSLVELEKRLKYTKEVLLQLIGSHSGRR; this is encoded by the exons GATGGCCACACCATTCACCAGTATTTGCGCGGCCGCTTTCTCGGAAAAGGCGGGTTCGCCAAAGTATACTTGTGCACCGCTCTGGACACATCCAAACAGTACGCGGTCAAGATCGTACCAAAGGCGAATCTAGTCAAAGCGCGAGCGCGACACAAG TTGCAAACCGAAATAAAAATTCACCGCACACTCAAGCATCCCAACATTTGCGAGTACAAACATTTCTTTGAGGACCGCAACAACTGCTACATCCTTTTGGAGCTCTGTCACAATCAGACTCTAAATGAAATGATCAAACGTCGGAAAAGATTGACCGAACCAGAAGCGGCTCTGTTTATGAATCATCTTCTCGATGCAGTCAAGTACATGCACCTGAAGAATGTAATTCACCGAGACTTAAAACTCGGAAACTTGTTTTTGGACCGACATCTGAACGTCAAGGTTGGAGATTTGGGCTTAGCAACGATTTTAGAACATCCCGAAGAAAAGCGCAAGACTATCTGCGGAACCCCGAACTACATTGCTCCCGAGATCATTCAGGGAGACAAGGCCACCAGGGGGTATTCGTTCGAAGTTGACGTATGGTCCATGGGGGTTATCCTGTTTACAATTCTTGTTGGAAAGCCGCCGTATGAAGCGAAGGACGTCAAAGCCACTTACCAACGCATTTTGGCCAACGAATATTCGTTCCCCAACAATGTAGAACTCTCGTTGGATGCAAAAGACTTAATTCGGAGCATGCTACGCTCCACACCATGCGAACG TCTGTCCCTTAAGGAGATTGGAAGTCACCGGTTCTTGTCCATTAGGAACACACCACTAAACATCCCTTCAAACGCCACTCACTCTACACCCAAATGGTACTTGAACGAGTATG AGGAAGAACTTATTTCTCGAACTCGCGCCCTGTCAATTCAAACTTCCTCTCGCCTTCAAGATTCGGGCCGATGCAGTCCTGCAAGATCTCTGGCATCCTCCACCTACACCGCAATTATCGATTCCGGTACAGAGATTCTGCAGAAACTCGTTGTCCATCTAGAAGCCGTTCTAGAGTTAACTGCCTCACGTCGTGATGCGTTTCGACCTACATCCCCTCAATCCGTAGTCGTGTATGCAGGACCTACCAGATGGGTGAGCCGCTATGTTGATTATACAAGCAAGTATGGTCTGGGCTTTCTTTTGAACGATGGTAGCTCCGGAGTTTACTTTAATGACTCAACCAAGACTGCTCTGGAGGCACAGGGGGAGACATTCTACTATATTGAACGTAGAAAGGTTGAAGACGCTGCTTCTCGAAAAGTAGAAATTGCTGTTGAAACCCACACGTTGAGTTCGTACCCAGAGCACTTGAAGAAAAAAGTCACTCTTCTGAAGCATTTCCGCAATTATCTCTTAGACCAGCAGAATAAGGATGAAGAAACAGAGCCCACCCGGCCTCTTTCATGCCTGCCAGTTTCTGACACAGTACACGTCAAGAAATGGATTCGCACGAAACACGCGATACTGTTCCGTTTGAGTGACCAGACCATCCAGGTAGTCTTCTATGATCAAACAGAAGTACTCTTGACACCTGATGTACGATATATTACCTATGTGGATAAAAATCATGTCCGTCGAACATACGACTTCACAGACGAACTAGTTGGGTCCCTTGTGGAATTGGAGAAACGTCTGAAGTACACTAAAGAAGTTTTGTTGCAGCTCATTGGTTCACACTCTGGACGTCGCTAA
- a CDS encoding predicted protein, translating into DFSQDYGRLVEMVSEGAMRSFCFQRLQMLSASFKMHLTINGTIEREEQSNLLGTDFYRTMKIDNHIHAAAAPSAKQFVEFVRRKLETEPDTVVSSDGRTLVQVFEDAGLDKDHLTIDAFDVLADYSVYKRFDNFNSKYSPFRMADMRRIFLKTTNHINGRYFAELLKIVIDRHEKSKGHNSACEMRLSIYGMERHEWYDLALWVLRDWQHEDFPGPMTSGNNRWHIQIPRLWRIFSQKPIRDGQPQRSFLEMIENLFVPLFEATLHPEQHPEVSELLKHIVAFDSVDDEGALEENCSCQRPHEWTTKKNPSYWWQLYFLWSNLEVLNHLREARGLNSIAFRPHAGETGDPMHLASTYMLCQSINHGVGLDMQVSLQYLYYLDQIGLAMSPLSNNFLFTKIADNPFAKYFRRGMNVTISTDDPLLFHMSDDALLEEYSVARATFDLSMTDIMEIARNSVMQSGFEVDFKKNWLGSDYQRGLTFCDEKITHVPLIRAKFRAEHLALE; encoded by the coding sequence GATTTCAGTCAGGATTATGGAAGACTCGTGGAAATGGTTAGTGAGGGCGCAATGCGAAgtttttgctttcaaaggTTGCAGATGTTGAGTGCGAGTTTTAAGATGCATCTAACAATCAACGGAACAATCGAGCGAGAGGAACAAAGCAATCTTTTGGGGACTGACTTTTACCGAACCATGAAAATCGACAATCATATTCACGCCGCGGCAGCTCCCAGCGCTAAACAATTCGTTGAGTTTGTCCGACGCAAGCTTGAAACGGAGCCAGACACTGTCGTTAGTTCAGATGGTCGCACACTGGttcaagtttttgaagatGCTGGGCTCGACAAGGACCATCTGACTATAGACGCATTCGACGTACTTGCCGATTACTCCGTGTATAAACGCTTTGATAATTTCAACTCAAAGTACTCGCCATTCAGGATGGCTGACATGAGGAGGATTTTTCTCAAAACTACAAATCACATCAACGGCCGGTACTTTGCTGAACTTCTGAAGATTGTGATTGACCGTCACGAAAAGTCCAAGGGCCACAATTCGGCGTGTGAAATGCGTCTATCAATCTATGGTATGGAACGTCATGAATGGTATGACTTGGCGTTGTGGGTATTGCGAGACTGGCAGCACGAGGATTTTCCGGGCCCAATGACGTCCGGCAACAATCGTTGGCACATTCAAATTCCTCGCCTCTGGCGTATTTTTAGTCAAAAACCGATACGAGATGGCCAGCCGCAGCGTTCTTTTCTAGAAATGATCGAAAATCTGTTTGTTCCACTTTTTGAGGCTACTTTGCATCCTGAACAACATCCGGAAGTGTCCGAACTCTTGAAACACATTGTGGCCTTTGATTCCGTTGACGATGAAGGAGCATTAGAAGAAAATTGTTCTTGTCAGCGCCCTCACGAGTGGACTACAAAGAAGAATCCATCGTATTGGTGGCAGCTCTACTTCTTGTGGTCAAACCTCGAAGTATTAAACCATCTTCGCGAAGCTCGTGGATTAAACTCGATTGCCTTTCGCCCACATGCGGGAGAGACGGGTGACCCTATGCATTTAGCGTCCACCTATATGCTTTGCCAAAGCATCAACCATGGCGTCGGCCTCGATATGCAAGTGAGTCTCCAGTACCTCTATTATCTCGATCAGATTGGACTTGCTATGTCGCCGCTGTCCAATAACTTTTTATTTACAAAAATTGCGGACAATCCGTTTGCGAAGTATTTTCGTCGTGGCATGAATGTGACCATTTCCACGGACGACCCTCTCTTGTTTCATATGTCTGATGACGCTTTATTAGAAGAATACTCTGTGGCGCGAGCGACATTCGATTTGTCAATGACGGATATAATGGAGATCGCTCGCAACTCAGTCATGCAGTCAGGATTTGAAGTTGACTTTAAGAAGAATTGGCTTGGTTCGGACTACCAGCGTGGATTGACTTTCTGCGACGAGAAAATAACGCACGTGCCTCTTATCCGAGCAAAGTTTAGAGCCGAGCACTTGGCCTTAGAA
- a CDS encoding predicted protein, whose amino-acid sequence MTQRQRTDRLLSSAMTSHHINSNFSLAILASVGAGAALTIAGQYWLARRKPDGETDPSIGHSLVWSSIGGAMNAAMMYTGDRLKLYETLREMCAKPASSVTAIELAEATGLNQRWLREWLAQQAAMGVLKLLSGTENDDAALRYRLPKATAEVLADPDSREYDIAMIQAVPSLVNRAKTMLPEAFATGMGRPYDEADVAEAIDRNHRKHVRDVFIPLVLRPALGGSIAQHLEDGCDVADLGCGAGVMLILLAKSFPKSSFHGFEVSQVALEKAAFHVAAARVSNVFLHNATEPGESLRDQPSQFDLVVVFDVLHDSPFPDDLIQQVKTALKPSGAWLLADIPSAPTTRENLVQMPTASTYFAFSTCLCMSCSLSEEGGAGLGTLGFSVPVAEKMLREGGFKFVKVLLEKDNARWFLVH is encoded by the exons ATGACACAAAGACAGCGCACCGATCGCCTGCTTTCTTCAGCGATGACTTCCCACCACATCAACAGCAACTTCTCGCTGGCTATCTTGGCCAGTGTGGGCGCTGGTGCAGCGCTCACCATTGCCGGCCAATACTGGCTTGCTCGTCGAAAACCGGATGGCGAGACGGATCCTTCCATTGGGCACAGCCTTGTCTGGTCCAGCATCGGCGGGGCTATGAACGCGGCCATGATGTATACTGGCGATCGTCTGAAACTTTACGAAACTCTTCGAGAAATGTGTGCAAAGCCTGCCTCTTCGGTGACGGCTATTGAGTTGGCCGAAGCCACG GGGCTAAATCAACGATGGTTGCGAGAGTGGCTAGCGCAACAAGCGGCGATGGGTGTCCTCAAGCTTTTATCTGGAACGGAAAACGACGATGCGGCACTTAGATACCGATTACCGAAAGCAACGGCTGAAGTTCTGGCCGACCCGGATTCTAGAGAATACGACATTGCCATGATTCAAGCCGTACCGTCCCTTGTAAATCGCGCCAAAACGATGTTACCGGAAGCCTTCGCAACAGGAATGGGACGGCCTTATGACGAAGCAGACGTGGCCGAAGCCATTGACCGGAATCATCGGAAGCACGTTCGCGACGTGTTCATCCCGCTCGTCCTAAGGCCCGCTCTCGGGGGAAGTATAGCGCAGCATTTGGAGGATGGCTGCGATGTGGCGGATCTGGGATGCGGTGCAGGAGTCATGCTCATTTTACTAGCCAAATCATTTCCTAAATCGAGCTTTCACGGGTTTGAAGTCTCTCAAGTAGCCTTGGAAAAGGCCGCTTTTCACGTTGCGGCGGCTCGCGTGTCTAATGTCTTTCTGCATAACGCCACCGAGCCTGGCGAATCTTTGCGCGATCAACCAAGTCAATTTGATCTTGTAGTGGTCTTTGATGTTCTGCACGACTCTCCCTTTCCTGATGATTTGATCCAGCAAGTCAAAACTGCTTTGAAGCCCTCTGGTGCCTGGTTGCTGGCGGACATACCGAGCGCTCCCACGACACGAGAAAATCTCGTACAAATGCCCACCGCGTCAACGTATTTTGCCTTTTCCACCTGCCTTTGTATGAGCTGCTCATTATCCGAGGAAGGCGGCGCTGGTCTGGGTACTTTAGGATTTTCCGTCCCTGTAGCTGAGAAAATGCTCCGAGAAGGCGGTTTTAAATTCGTCAAGGTCTTGCTAGAGAAAGACAATGCACGGTGGTTCCTTGTGCATTGA